In one window of Shewanella goraebulensis DNA:
- a CDS encoding diacylglycerol kinase — MKPVDNHGIKRVIRATGFSIQGLISAWKNEAAFRQELILVVVLLPIALLANVSLVESILMIMTLFIVLITELLNSAIEAVVDRISDEIHPLSGQAKDVASAAVFLSLALCGITWCAILVNAYIL, encoded by the coding sequence ATGAAACCAGTAGATAATCATGGGATAAAACGGGTCATCCGCGCCACAGGCTTTTCAATTCAAGGGCTCATCAGTGCGTGGAAAAACGAAGCTGCATTCAGACAAGAGCTTATTCTTGTGGTGGTACTGCTACCTATTGCACTATTAGCTAATGTCAGTTTAGTTGAATCCATTTTGATGATAATGACACTTTTTATTGTGCTGATAACAGAGTTATTAAACTCGGCCATCGAGGCGGTTGTCGATCGCATCAGCGATGAAATCCACCCGCTCAGTGGTCAAGCGAAAGATGTAGCTTCTGCAGCAGTATTTTTAAGTCTAGCTTTATGCGGCATCACCTGGTGCGCAATACTAGTGAATGCCTACATTTTGTAG
- a CDS encoding LysR family transcriptional regulator, producing MDTDLLKTFLEVYRTRHFGKAADNLFLTRSAVSFRVKQLETLLGVSLFDRQRNNIQPTPAGERMLEHANAVLTAVERAKQDVSLSKLQSVQLTLGIGHNVWDSFLNDFMQPLSSGLEDVSLRMDVISTAVMSKQLSERTLDIALSFDPLRIDDIEITKLNRVNLVLVSHQEGQTIDSLKQSQYIKVDWGTAFNIMHAQELTNLPMPKLHTSSAQIACEFMLSNGGCAFLPETMVKAKIQNNDIFLVEGVNPMRRHIYAAHWGKNERLDEIEQALILLTDKAYQ from the coding sequence ATGGATACAGATTTACTAAAAACGTTCTTAGAAGTTTATCGAACTCGGCATTTTGGCAAAGCTGCTGATAATTTATTTTTAACTCGCAGCGCGGTAAGTTTTAGGGTTAAACAACTTGAGACATTGTTAGGTGTGTCTTTATTTGATCGCCAGCGTAATAATATTCAGCCAACGCCTGCTGGTGAGCGAATGTTAGAACATGCCAATGCAGTGTTAACTGCGGTTGAGCGAGCCAAACAAGATGTGTCGCTATCAAAGCTGCAATCTGTGCAACTTACTCTTGGTATAGGCCATAATGTCTGGGATAGTTTCTTAAACGATTTTATGCAGCCATTAAGTTCTGGCTTAGAAGATGTTTCCCTAAGAATGGATGTGATTTCGACAGCAGTGATGTCGAAACAATTGTCTGAAAGAACGCTAGATATCGCGTTAAGTTTCGACCCATTGCGAATCGATGATATTGAAATCACAAAGTTAAACCGAGTGAACTTGGTGTTGGTAAGCCATCAAGAAGGGCAAACCATTGATAGTCTTAAACAGTCTCAATATATAAAAGTAGATTGGGGAACGGCTTTTAATATCATGCATGCACAAGAGTTAACAAACTTACCTATGCCAAAGTTACATACCAGTTCAGCCCAAATTGCGTGTGAATTTATGCTGAGTAATGGAGGCTGCGCTTTTTTACCAGAAACCATGGTTAAGGCAAAAATACAAAATAACGACATATTCTTAGTCGAGGGCGTAAACCCTATGCGCCGACATATTTATGCCGCTCATTGGGGGAAAAATGAGCGTTTAGATGAAATTGAACAAGCGCTAATACTGCTTACTGATAAAGCTTATCAATAG
- a CDS encoding GGDEF domain-containing protein, which produces MSNDLLKSAAFNLKKAVPLMLKHSIPTTPTNYALWYAYVAESNPKLNTALDTVIAQNQQYSPISSELLYREHISDPVELDVRDMRQNLDAMVCELSQSLKDTNHDTSNFQSKIEKEFSKLTELESKGFSLEQVIKVVRGIVNESASIHSSTVSFTQQLTKAQSEIEALKQRLAETEKDVLFDALTEVLNRRAFNEDINAMVNQSPAGCCMILADIDHFKQFNDTYGHQLGDLVLKVVAKRLKESCRDGVKLYRFGGEEFAILLPNSNQRIARQLAEAMRRSIEKLSVKDRRSETRIDNITASFGVAQWKEKQTTSQLIEATDKLLYEAKRLGRNRVMPISS; this is translated from the coding sequence ATGTCAAATGATCTACTAAAATCTGCCGCTTTTAATTTAAAAAAGGCAGTTCCTTTGATGTTAAAACACAGCATACCCACCACACCGACAAACTATGCTCTTTGGTATGCCTACGTTGCAGAATCAAATCCTAAACTAAATACCGCGCTTGATACTGTGATAGCACAGAATCAACAATATTCGCCTATATCCAGTGAATTACTTTACCGAGAGCACATCTCTGATCCTGTTGAGTTAGATGTACGCGACATGAGGCAAAACCTAGATGCCATGGTTTGTGAGTTATCGCAATCATTAAAAGACACCAATCATGACACCAGTAATTTCCAATCAAAAATAGAGAAAGAGTTCAGCAAACTAACCGAGCTTGAAAGTAAAGGTTTTTCTCTTGAGCAAGTGATTAAAGTGGTTCGTGGCATAGTGAATGAGTCCGCAAGTATTCATTCAAGTACGGTTAGCTTTACGCAACAACTAACCAAAGCTCAAAGTGAAATCGAAGCACTCAAGCAGCGTTTGGCAGAAACAGAAAAAGATGTGTTATTCGATGCGTTAACTGAAGTTCTTAATCGCCGCGCTTTCAATGAAGACATTAATGCCATGGTTAATCAATCTCCTGCTGGCTGCTGCATGATCCTTGCTGATATTGACCACTTTAAGCAATTTAATGATACCTATGGCCACCAGCTTGGTGACTTAGTTCTAAAGGTGGTTGCTAAACGTTTAAAAGAATCTTGCCGAGATGGGGTAAAACTTTATCGCTTTGGTGGTGAGGAGTTTGCTATTTTACTGCCAAATAGCAACCAACGTATTGCAAGACAATTAGCTGAAGCAATGCGCCGTTCTATTGAGAAACTCAGTGTTAAAGATCGACGCAGTGAAACGCGTATCGATAATATTACCGCGTCATTTGGTGTAGCGCAGTGGAAAGAAAAGCAAACAACTAGCCAGCTTATTGAAGCCACTGACAAGTTGTTATATGAGGCAAAACGACTTGGACGAAATAGAGTTATGCCCATTTCTAGCTAA
- a CDS encoding class GN sortase has protein sequence MMSYKWILPCCVALIGVSFLSQGAYMQIKANFAQYLIEQAWSKTLEDQLPHKPWSWADTHPVGKLKLYADKETDLYPIGQPMFVLAGASGRNLAFGPSLLLSGAGVGEQGNTIIAGHRDTHFLPLQKVKKGDIIELETPHGLQQNYLITQIDIVHETQTEVLSMTTDNQLTLITCYPFEDLSASSDYRYVVTAKKMNSGHRLI, from the coding sequence ATGATGTCGTACAAGTGGATTTTACCGTGTTGTGTGGCGCTTATAGGAGTGAGTTTTTTATCACAAGGAGCATATATGCAAATTAAAGCCAATTTTGCTCAATATTTGATTGAGCAAGCATGGAGTAAAACGTTAGAAGATCAATTACCCCACAAGCCATGGAGTTGGGCTGACACTCACCCTGTGGGGAAGTTAAAGCTTTACGCCGATAAGGAAACTGATTTGTATCCTATTGGTCAGCCAATGTTTGTATTGGCTGGCGCTTCAGGCAGAAACCTCGCCTTTGGTCCCAGTTTATTATTGAGCGGCGCAGGAGTAGGTGAGCAGGGCAATACGATTATTGCAGGTCATCGCGATACTCACTTTTTACCGCTACAAAAAGTGAAAAAAGGCGACATTATAGAGTTAGAAACACCACATGGTTTACAACAAAACTATTTGATTACTCAGATTGATATCGTTCATGAAACGCAAACTGAAGTGCTTAGTATGACGACGGATAACCAGCTTACTTTAATTACTTGCTATCCGTTTGAAGATTTGTCCGCTAGTAGTGATTATCGCTATGTGGTCACGGCGAAAAAAATGAATAGCGGACATCGATTAATATAA
- a CDS encoding marine proteobacterial sortase target protein: MKRVTRYQVSESANNKRDNDKRENESIRRFNNIAAYGCSGLILVVLMILNVLFPVHAMSPNNTRMVEVEGQADSEKVTQGILRYQHNGQRFESLPLSTDVQMKVSGWTNRVSVKQTFTNDSTVWINGSYIFPLPHNGAVDQMRLIIGERVIEGDIQPKNVAKATFEKAKAQGKRASLVSQQRPNIFTTEVANLGPSETLTVEISYQEKLVYKEGEFSLRFPMTINPRYSPAIKGTGKASASESSLSNSFYESLSPSLPTSIFNFSNEFFIADNFDDSKEKESLTVSLSIELDAGFNVANIDSPYHQVSKTGADNKWQIEFVKQEKANKDFVLTWRADDSVIESAQPLTAVFTQRGQTHATSLDTRSGQVKGSDEFKNMQTIGDSHQAHNNVEYGLVMLTPSFATDSGFSQEQLESKFEAQYEGIGQSHVPRELILVIDTSGSMSGGSLKQAKQAMLYALAGLTSQDKFNVIEFNHSVSQLSATSLLGTSSNIGKANQFVRGLEANGGTEIGKALSASLITNETVQNYKAVANYGDSTQESASAQNHLRQVIFITDGAVSNEHGLFQQIEAELGDSRLFTVGIGSAPNAYFMERAAMFGRGTYTYIGKTSEVKTKIAKLLAKIEKPVSTDIKLTYQDGTVPDYWPVQIPDLYQDEPLLVSFKSPSYNQQDLIVSGYSQGQFWQQQISRNNPKQAVGLDLIWANAQISAIEATQTRANLPRVKSQVEALGMKYHLVTSQTSLVAVDKTPVNPMAEFNQNLQVKRHLPDGWQRPQGVLPQTATSSRLNMLIGLSLLIIALLHGLWLKGYLPGQRLVLPKGGKLEAL, translated from the coding sequence ATGAAAAGGGTAACCCGTTATCAGGTGAGTGAATCCGCAAATAACAAGCGAGACAATGACAAGCGAGAAAATGAAAGTATTCGCCGATTTAACAATATAGCTGCTTATGGCTGTTCAGGATTAATCCTTGTGGTGCTGATGATATTGAATGTGTTATTTCCAGTGCATGCAATGTCACCGAACAATACTCGTATGGTTGAAGTTGAAGGGCAAGCAGACAGCGAAAAGGTGACACAAGGTATTTTGCGTTATCAGCATAATGGTCAGCGGTTTGAGAGTTTGCCTCTGAGCACCGATGTGCAAATGAAAGTCTCGGGCTGGACAAATAGAGTGAGTGTTAAGCAAACATTTACTAATGACTCTACAGTTTGGATTAATGGCAGTTATATATTTCCATTACCGCATAATGGCGCGGTAGATCAGATGCGTTTAATTATTGGAGAACGCGTTATCGAGGGGGATATTCAACCGAAAAATGTCGCTAAAGCCACTTTTGAAAAAGCCAAAGCGCAGGGAAAAAGAGCCAGTCTTGTTTCGCAGCAACGTCCAAATATTTTTACCACTGAAGTCGCTAATCTTGGTCCCAGTGAAACTTTGACCGTAGAGATCAGTTACCAAGAAAAGTTGGTTTATAAAGAGGGTGAATTTAGCCTTCGTTTCCCAATGACCATTAATCCACGCTACTCGCCAGCGATTAAGGGTACTGGAAAAGCCTCAGCGAGTGAATCTTCATTATCTAACTCATTTTATGAGTCATTATCGCCAAGTTTGCCGACTTCGATTTTTAACTTTTCTAATGAGTTTTTTATTGCTGATAATTTTGACGATTCTAAAGAGAAAGAATCTTTAACGGTGAGCTTATCAATTGAGCTAGATGCGGGCTTTAATGTAGCGAATATCGATAGTCCCTATCATCAGGTGTCAAAAACCGGTGCTGACAATAAGTGGCAAATTGAATTTGTTAAACAAGAAAAAGCCAATAAAGACTTTGTATTAACCTGGCGCGCAGATGATTCTGTTATCGAAAGTGCGCAGCCACTGACAGCGGTATTTACTCAGCGCGGTCAAACCCATGCAACATCGCTTGATACTCGTTCAGGACAGGTTAAAGGAAGTGATGAGTTCAAGAATATGCAAACAATAGGTGACAGTCATCAAGCTCACAATAACGTTGAATATGGTTTAGTTATGTTAACCCCGTCTTTTGCTACTGATAGTGGTTTCTCACAAGAGCAACTCGAAAGTAAATTTGAAGCTCAATATGAAGGGATTGGTCAATCTCATGTCCCTCGTGAACTTATTCTGGTGATTGATACTTCAGGCTCTATGTCTGGTGGCTCACTTAAACAAGCTAAACAAGCCATGTTGTATGCTTTAGCGGGATTAACCAGCCAAGATAAGTTCAATGTCATTGAATTTAATCATTCGGTCAGTCAGTTATCGGCGACATCTTTGCTAGGTACAAGCTCGAATATCGGAAAAGCGAATCAATTTGTGAGAGGGCTAGAGGCTAACGGTGGTACTGAGATAGGTAAAGCACTGTCGGCTTCACTAATAACTAATGAAACGGTACAAAATTATAAAGCAGTAGCAAATTATGGCGATAGCACGCAAGAAAGTGCTTCTGCGCAGAACCATTTAAGACAAGTTATTTTTATCACCGATGGGGCTGTTAGTAATGAGCATGGGCTATTTCAACAAATTGAAGCTGAATTAGGTGACAGCCGATTATTTACTGTGGGTATAGGCTCAGCGCCAAATGCTTACTTTATGGAACGTGCCGCCATGTTTGGCCGAGGAACCTACACCTACATAGGTAAAACATCAGAAGTTAAAACCAAGATTGCTAAGCTACTAGCAAAAATTGAAAAGCCAGTGAGCACCGACATTAAACTTACATACCAAGATGGGACTGTTCCTGATTACTGGCCTGTCCAAATCCCTGACTTATATCAAGATGAACCATTATTGGTGAGCTTTAAATCGCCTTCATATAACCAACAGGATTTGATTGTTTCAGGTTATAGCCAAGGCCAATTTTGGCAGCAACAGATTAGTCGCAATAACCCTAAACAAGCAGTAGGTCTTGATTTGATATGGGCAAATGCGCAGATAAGTGCAATTGAAGCCACACAAACGAGAGCAAACTTACCGAGGGTTAAATCTCAAGTTGAAGCCTTAGGGATGAAATATCATTTAGTGACCTCACAAACCAGTTTAGTGGCTGTCGATAAAACCCCCGTGAACCCAATGGCCGAGTTTAATCAAAATCTACAGGTTAAAAGACATTTGCCAGATGGCTGGCAACGACCACAAGGCGTGTTACCCCAAACGGCAACCTCGAGTCGATTAAACATGCTTATTGGTCTGAGTTTACTGATTATCGCGCTATTACATGGACTTTGGTTAAAAGGCTATTTACCAGGCCAGAGATTGGTTTTACCAAAAGGTGGCAAGTTGGAGGCTTTATGA
- the pdsO gene encoding sortase-associated OmpA-like protein PdsO, which yields MKKQLIAVAVISSLFISNISVANDEMLDDSNLMTEATEVTDEREHTEELVGLTSGAVLGAVVGGPVGAIIGAFAGTLIGKTVGDDSEIKNQKELLAQQQQSIEIQTSELTALHEKQQSLAEVTDEYLLVQSQLTDLREAQQQQLQELAIGLNVQFKTGSSTIEPHFVQQLDDVAYLMALSPELMLDLTGYADRRGDSTFNQALSEQRLIEVTNYLVSQGVSSERLHAKAFGASAPLHAQQSFENDFFDRRVTLKIMPVGEALAAN from the coding sequence ATGAAAAAGCAATTAATCGCAGTAGCCGTTATCAGTAGCCTATTTATCTCAAACATTTCAGTGGCTAATGATGAAATGCTAGACGATAGCAATCTGATGACTGAAGCAACTGAAGTCACCGATGAACGTGAACATACAGAAGAGTTAGTCGGACTGACTTCAGGTGCAGTATTAGGCGCTGTCGTTGGCGGTCCAGTTGGCGCAATCATTGGCGCATTTGCCGGAACCTTAATAGGCAAAACAGTAGGAGATGACTCTGAAATTAAAAACCAAAAAGAGCTATTGGCTCAGCAGCAACAATCGATTGAGATTCAAACTTCAGAATTAACCGCATTACATGAAAAGCAACAATCTTTAGCGGAAGTAACAGATGAGTATTTGTTAGTGCAATCGCAGTTAACAGATTTACGTGAAGCACAGCAGCAACAGTTACAAGAGCTAGCTATTGGCCTCAATGTTCAGTTTAAGACAGGCTCTTCCACTATCGAACCTCATTTTGTACAGCAGTTGGATGATGTGGCCTATTTAATGGCGTTATCTCCAGAGTTGATGTTGGACTTAACAGGTTATGCTGATCGCCGCGGTGATAGCACATTTAATCAAGCACTTTCAGAGCAACGTTTAATTGAAGTCACTAATTACTTAGTCAGTCAAGGTGTGTCATCTGAGCGCCTGCACGCTAAAGCTTTCGGTGCATCAGCGCCTTTACATGCGCAGCAAAGTTTTGAGAATGACTTTTTTGACCGCCGCGTAACCTTAAAAATCATGCCAGTCGGTGAAGCACTCGCTGCGAACTAA
- the pdsR gene encoding proteobacterial dedicated sortase system response regulator translates to MKRIAIVEDEVAIRENYKELLQQQGYNVQGYANRPAAMLAFNARLPDLAIIDIGLENEIDGGFTLCQSLRSMSSSLPIIFLTARDSDFDTVCGLRLGADDYLSKDVSFPHLIARIAALFRRSELIGAATVEDNLIEHGSLTIDGNRIQVYWDQQPIELTVTEFWMVHAMAKHPGHVRSRQDLMQEAKIFVDDSTITSHVKRIRKKFISADKDFNCIDTVYGMGYRWDSVS, encoded by the coding sequence ATGAAAAGAATTGCCATCGTTGAAGATGAAGTCGCTATCAGAGAAAACTACAAAGAATTGCTACAACAGCAAGGCTATAATGTCCAAGGTTATGCTAACCGCCCTGCGGCTATGCTCGCCTTTAACGCCCGCCTACCTGATTTAGCTATTATTGATATCGGCCTAGAGAATGAAATCGATGGTGGTTTTACCTTGTGCCAATCACTCCGCTCCATGTCTAGCAGTTTGCCTATTATCTTTTTGACCGCTAGAGACAGCGACTTTGATACAGTTTGCGGCCTGCGCTTAGGGGCTGACGACTACCTATCAAAAGATGTGAGCTTTCCTCACCTTATTGCACGGATTGCCGCACTTTTCAGACGTTCAGAATTAATTGGCGCCGCTACGGTAGAAGACAACCTTATCGAACATGGGTCTTTAACCATTGATGGCAATCGTATTCAAGTGTATTGGGACCAACAACCGATTGAGTTAACCGTTACTGAGTTTTGGATGGTGCATGCGATGGCAAAACACCCTGGGCATGTCCGAAGCCGTCAAGACTTAATGCAAGAAGCAAAAATCTTTGTCGATGACAGTACGATTACTTCGCATGTAAAGCGTATACGTAAAAAGTTTATCAGTGCTGATAAAGATTTTAACTGCATCGATACGGTTTACGGAATGGGTTATCGCTGGGATAGTGTTAGCTAA
- the pdsS gene encoding proteobacterial dedicated sortase system histidine kinase, with product MFNIPIGLRAKVVILSLFLLCLPWLGYEYVWEMEKYLRHGQEKTLEGTTQALATALHERPKLFNHQASFLSQVEKGRDLYAYPLSGPIQLDGKLIDWQQYQHRMINYSSEHVIFNRDENQPVDINFTHMVGKYGGYLYGFFEVHDKQLVYRSKNSLRVDKNDHLIIATQAPDGLFKRYIVANMQDGWLSAFELPQDPTLSMPVTPEIRIQGQWVATKDGYNIEFRMPLSMVGSKLGFAIYNVDDVKTRTVNTIIGTSAIDSVDHLGTVLVPSPEIENIIKGMSHNSSRIWVVDNHGRVLAKSGDIRASNNVWSSSLTETENRSAWSQFKSDHLLPLYYKILTKPPQDFVDSLQDSTELSGSHIQQALDGKRGSTWRLTPDNKAVVLAAASPIWIDDKVMGAVIAEETTHGIRTLRNRALEKLFNVILTIMSMGTLALFIFASSISSRIRKLRDQSEQAIDSQGRVKQQIVPSKTRDEIGDLSRSFASIVGRLGQYTHYLENMSSRLSHELRTPVAVVRSSLEHLSLQTLEPASEKYVARAQEGVSRLHLILNNLSEATRLEASLSHVEQSDFSLQQVVSGCMQGYQYTYPDNEFAVDINDSSMSMHGVPEYIAQLMDKLINNAIEFSTEDPIEVSLKLTGKTAKLTVKNRGPLLPFDMSEQIFESMVSIRPQGVQAKPHLGLGLYIARLITEFHQGSIRAQNLTDDSGVEFYLEFPVTESK from the coding sequence ATGTTTAATATCCCCATTGGTCTTCGCGCCAAAGTTGTTATCTTATCTTTATTCCTACTTTGCTTGCCTTGGCTGGGGTATGAGTACGTGTGGGAAATGGAAAAATACCTACGTCATGGTCAAGAAAAAACCCTTGAGGGTACCACACAAGCATTAGCAACAGCATTGCATGAACGACCTAAACTATTTAATCATCAAGCGAGCTTTTTAAGCCAAGTAGAAAAAGGCCGCGACTTATATGCCTATCCATTATCAGGCCCCATTCAATTAGATGGGAAATTGATTGATTGGCAGCAGTATCAGCACCGTATGATTAATTACTCCAGTGAGCATGTGATTTTTAATCGTGATGAAAACCAACCTGTTGATATTAATTTTACCCATATGGTGGGTAAATATGGCGGTTACTTATATGGTTTTTTTGAGGTGCACGATAAGCAGCTTGTGTATCGCAGTAAAAACAGTCTGCGTGTGGATAAAAACGATCACTTAATCATTGCGACTCAAGCGCCTGATGGACTGTTTAAACGCTATATTGTGGCTAATATGCAAGATGGTTGGTTAAGCGCATTTGAATTGCCGCAAGACCCCACTCTCTCGATGCCCGTCACTCCAGAAATCCGCATACAAGGCCAATGGGTAGCGACTAAAGATGGCTATAATATCGAATTCAGAATGCCGCTATCTATGGTGGGCAGTAAGCTTGGTTTTGCAATTTATAACGTGGATGATGTTAAAACTCGCACAGTGAACACCATTATTGGCACATCGGCAATCGACTCTGTCGATCATTTAGGTACAGTCTTGGTGCCCTCTCCAGAAATTGAAAATATCATCAAAGGCATGAGCCACAATAGCTCACGTATTTGGGTGGTGGATAATCACGGTCGTGTATTAGCTAAGTCTGGAGACATTCGTGCCAGTAATAACGTTTGGTCATCAAGCTTAACTGAAACAGAAAATCGTAGCGCGTGGAGTCAATTTAAAAGCGATCATCTATTGCCTTTGTACTATAAGATTTTAACTAAACCACCGCAGGACTTTGTTGACTCTTTGCAAGACTCAACTGAACTCAGTGGCAGCCATATCCAGCAAGCACTAGATGGTAAACGCGGCTCAACTTGGCGATTAACTCCAGATAACAAAGCGGTAGTATTAGCCGCAGCCAGTCCTATTTGGATTGACGACAAAGTCATGGGTGCGGTAATTGCAGAAGAAACCACTCATGGCATTCGTACCTTACGAAATCGCGCCTTAGAAAAACTCTTTAATGTCATTTTAACCATCATGAGTATGGGCACACTTGCATTGTTTATCTTCGCATCGAGTATTTCTAGTCGTATCCGTAAATTACGCGATCAATCAGAACAAGCCATCGACAGCCAAGGTCGGGTAAAACAACAAATTGTGCCTTCTAAAACTCGTGATGAAATTGGCGACCTATCTCGAAGCTTTGCCAGTATTGTTGGTAGGCTGGGGCAATATACTCATTATCTTGAAAATATGTCGTCACGCTTGTCTCACGAACTAAGAACGCCTGTTGCAGTAGTGCGCTCATCACTTGAGCATTTAAGTTTGCAAACCCTTGAGCCTGCCAGCGAAAAGTATGTCGCTCGCGCACAAGAAGGCGTCAGTCGTTTGCATCTCATTTTAAATAATCTAAGTGAAGCCACTCGTCTAGAGGCCAGTTTGTCACACGTTGAACAAAGCGATTTTTCACTGCAACAAGTGGTCAGTGGCTGCATGCAGGGCTATCAATATACTTACCCTGACAATGAGTTTGCCGTAGACATTAACGATAGCTCAATGTCGATGCACGGCGTACCTGAGTACATTGCCCAACTAATGGATAAGCTAATCAATAATGCTATTGAGTTTAGCACTGAAGATCCCATTGAAGTGTCACTGAAACTCACAGGCAAAACAGCTAAATTAACCGTTAAAAATCGCGGACCACTGCTACCTTTTGATATGAGTGAACAAATTTTTGAATCCATGGTGTCTATCAGACCCCAAGGTGTACAGGCAAAACCCCATTTGGGATTAG